One Aquarana catesbeiana isolate 2022-GZ linkage group LG06, ASM4218655v1, whole genome shotgun sequence genomic region harbors:
- the LOC141146773 gene encoding succinate dehydrogenase cytochrome b560 subunit, mitochondrial-like, with protein MAALLLRHSARQCLLSQLRPTFCMRSALPMGTSAKQEMDRYWEKNTRLNRPVSPHMTIYQWSLPMFMSITHRGTGIALTAGVSLFGVAALVLPGDFASHLELVKSLSLGPTLIYAAKFALAFPVAYHSWNGIRHLAWDLGKGFKIPQVTQTGYIVLALTLLSEAGLAAM; from the coding sequence ATGGCGGCGTTGTTATTGAGGCACTCGGCTCGGCAATGTCTCCTCTCTCAGCTCAGACCGACCTTCTGTATGAGGAGCGCTCTCCCTATGGGGACATCAGCGAAGCAGGAGATGGATCGGTACTGGGAGAAGAACACCCGTCTGAATCGCCCCGTGTCACCCCACATGACTATTTATCAATGGTCGTTGCCGATGTTCATGTCCATCACACACAGAGGTACCGGCATTGCCCTCACCGCGGGAGTGTCACTGTTCGGTGTGGCGGCTCTGGTTCTCCCCGGAGATTTTGCGTCACATTTGGAGTTGGTAAAATCTCTTAGTCTGGGCCCGACGCTCATATACGCTGCAAAGTTTGCCCTGGCCTTCCCCGTGGCATACCACTCGTGGAACGGCATCAGACACTTGGCCTGGGATTTGGGAAAAGGCTTCAAGATCCCTCAAGTCACCCAAACCGGTTACATCGTCTTAGCCCTCACCCTGCTGTCAGAAGCCGGCCTTGCCGCCATGTAA